Proteins encoded within one genomic window of Couchioplanes caeruleus:
- a CDS encoding SanA/YdcF family protein, translated as MSSKLTRWRRPRRLAATGVVLVLLVSVPWIWTTTAAAGHIHDVADAPAAEVVIVLGTTVGAGGQPEARLAGRLQTAAELVTAGRARVVLVSGDGSGDSGDEPAAMTAYLTGRLGVDPARVVADPDGLDTYDSCVRAHDVYGVRRALVVTQSYHLSRAVTLCRSVGLDADGVPARCDGCGMALLAEKSVRDYFASGKAAWDAVRQRPPAVTSPPSPAIQAALSKA; from the coding sequence ATGAGCTCGAAGCTGACCAGATGGCGGCGGCCGCGCCGGCTCGCGGCTACCGGTGTGGTGCTGGTGCTACTGGTCAGTGTGCCCTGGATCTGGACGACGACGGCAGCCGCCGGTCACATCCATGATGTGGCCGACGCGCCGGCCGCCGAGGTGGTCATCGTGCTGGGAACGACGGTCGGCGCCGGCGGGCAGCCGGAGGCACGACTGGCCGGGCGCCTACAGACCGCCGCCGAACTGGTCACGGCGGGCCGGGCACGGGTGGTGCTCGTCTCCGGCGACGGTAGCGGCGATTCCGGCGACGAACCGGCCGCGATGACGGCGTACCTGACCGGGCGACTCGGGGTGGACCCGGCGCGCGTGGTGGCCGACCCCGACGGACTGGACACCTACGACTCCTGCGTCCGGGCACATGACGTGTACGGGGTGCGGCGCGCACTCGTCGTCACCCAGTCCTACCACCTGTCGCGCGCGGTGACGCTCTGCCGCAGCGTGGGCCTCGACGCGGACGGCGTCCCGGCAAGATGCGACGGCTGCGGTATGGCGCTGCTCGCGGAGAAATCGGTGCGCGACTACTTCGCCAGCGGCAAGGCCGCTTGGGACGCCGTACGACAGCGGCCACCAGCGGTCACCTCGCCACCGAGCCCCGCGATCCAGGCCGCCCTGTCCAAAGCCTGA
- a CDS encoding transposase family protein has product MCPACSVASGRVHPRYQRRLADLPVAGRRVELCLTAELASTYSANGFCSPPRSGQHLWTIGRQHRGRHTRRHCLNRLYTNSAPSMYVNPIAGSHRRA; this is encoded by the coding sequence ATCTGCCCAGCGTGCTCGGTGGCGTCGGGACGAGTGCACCCGCGGTATCAGCGTCGGCTGGCTGATCTGCCAGTTGCGGGGCGGCGGGTGGAACTATGCCTGACGGCCGAGCTGGCTTCGACCTACTCCGCAAACGGGTTCTGCTCGCCTCCTAGAAGCGGGCAGCACCTGTGGACGATCGGGCGTCAGCACCGCGGTCGACACACTCGTCGGCACTGCCTCAATCGGCTCTATACCAATTCTGCACCATCGATGTATGTCAATCCCATAGCGGGGTCGCATCGTCGGGCTTGA
- a CDS encoding DUF6624 domain-containing protein, with protein sequence MTDDALAQELIDMTEQDRKLQSGALSDDFTAQLAHRRVTVHNGDRLAKILDNHGWPTISSVGVEAARRAWLVAQHADGQLDLQRKALTLMTQAVEAGDADPQHLAMLRDRVMVNEGRRQIYGTQIAGVVDGAPVPWPCEDPERMDERRAEVGLDPFLVHVTKHAPA encoded by the coding sequence ATGACTGATGACGCACTGGCCCAGGAATTGATCGATATGACGGAGCAGGACCGGAAGCTGCAAAGCGGCGCCCTCAGCGACGACTTCACCGCGCAACTGGCGCATCGCCGCGTCACCGTCCACAACGGCGATCGGCTGGCCAAGATCCTGGACAACCACGGATGGCCGACGATCAGTTCAGTCGGTGTCGAGGCGGCGCGCCGGGCCTGGTTGGTGGCCCAGCACGCCGACGGGCAGCTGGACCTGCAACGAAAAGCACTGACGCTGATGACCCAAGCCGTGGAAGCGGGTGACGCAGACCCGCAGCATCTTGCGATGCTCCGGGACCGAGTCATGGTCAACGAGGGACGACGACAGATCTACGGCACCCAGATCGCCGGCGTCGTTGACGGCGCACCGGTGCCGTGGCCATGCGAAGACCCGGAGCGCATGGATGAGCGGCGGGCAGAGGTAGGACTGGATCCATTTCTCGTACACGTCACCAAGCACGCGCCCGCCTGA
- a CDS encoding helix-turn-helix transcriptional regulator yields the protein MDAQGGGAPTGLLAGRDRELGILRRALVEPGGSWCVGVAGDPGIGKSRLLSEFGELAGRAGLALCSARASEFELHVPFGVFVDALDDLLAELGPERLAELGEPQLTLLAAAFPAISAAARIDLVDVERYRLHRAIRSLLELAAGPTGLVLALDDLHWADEGTVELLDHLLRHPPRARLVLALSCRNRQVSPRLWQALCRAVADGTAELLELAPLSRAEAEPLLPAELSGARREDLYRASAGNPFYLDALVRADRDGPAPGEAPPGSDGELPAAVHAALTAELAALDPHQRTVAHAAAVVGDDFDAGLLAEAAALATEPVLEALDELVHRDLVRPGRAAGLFRFRHPLVRAVAYRDAGPGWRLRAHGRAAAALRSRGAAGVELAHHVERSAVDGDLEAVAVLAEAAEATLHTTPSDAGHFLRAALRLLPDAGPTTPQRLYLLGRLAKARAATGDLRGARMTLHEVLRLLPAQLTSLRAETVRFCATVERLLGRHIEARAMLEGEWRRTADDDPHAAAGLVVALAAGEVVERGAGARRTRTLEAIEAARRTDDHALLAMALSIAALAPRADPAAPGIGTGLDEAAALVDALPDGELVRNLEAVLWLGWAEASADRLTAASRHLERGLQLARAGGQTHVITALNAVHGMVHAYLGELAEAMACFADGLESAELTGSDELRTMALTFGCWITTWRGDLDEALRLGKEALAAEEGMTVGLTWRSGQAAAMLGQAMLHSGDPHTCIELLLTAGGGAELSTIEALNRPVMYQLLTEAEVRRGRFAAAADWAGRAEAAAAAVASPVRSAVAQLARVMAMMPVDPAAAAPLALAAAAAFARVGVAVEAGRAHLLAAVAFATRGSTGTAREHFDAARTLFLRCDARLFLPHVAREERRMNARRPRPGADATPVAGSLAGRFGLTGREREVAALVSAGLTNREVGRRLHLSPKTVEVHLSRVYAKLGVSGRTALAGRWAAEASAE from the coding sequence GTGGATGCACAGGGGGGCGGCGCGCCGACCGGTCTGTTGGCCGGTCGAGACCGCGAGCTCGGCATCCTGCGCCGCGCGCTTGTCGAGCCCGGCGGGTCGTGGTGTGTCGGCGTGGCCGGCGACCCCGGGATCGGGAAGAGCCGACTGTTGTCCGAGTTCGGTGAGCTGGCCGGCAGAGCCGGCTTGGCTCTGTGCTCGGCGCGGGCGTCCGAGTTCGAGCTCCATGTGCCCTTCGGGGTTTTCGTCGACGCCCTCGACGACCTCCTCGCCGAGCTGGGCCCGGAACGCCTCGCCGAGCTGGGGGAACCGCAGCTCACGCTTCTCGCCGCCGCATTCCCGGCCATCTCCGCCGCCGCCCGGATCGACCTGGTCGACGTGGAGCGGTACCGGCTCCACCGGGCGATCCGCTCCCTGCTCGAGCTCGCGGCTGGACCGACGGGGTTGGTACTCGCCCTCGACGACCTGCACTGGGCGGACGAGGGCACCGTGGAGCTGCTCGATCACCTGTTGCGCCATCCGCCCCGCGCCCGGCTCGTCCTCGCGCTGTCCTGTCGCAACCGGCAGGTCAGTCCCAGGCTGTGGCAGGCGTTGTGTCGGGCGGTGGCCGATGGAACCGCCGAACTGCTCGAGCTCGCCCCGCTGAGCCGCGCCGAGGCCGAACCGCTGCTGCCGGCGGAGCTGAGCGGCGCCCGACGGGAAGACCTGTACCGGGCCAGCGCCGGGAACCCGTTCTACCTCGATGCGTTGGTGCGCGCGGACCGCGACGGCCCTGCCCCGGGTGAGGCGCCGCCGGGCAGCGACGGGGAGCTACCGGCGGCGGTCCACGCGGCGCTCACGGCCGAGCTGGCGGCGCTGGACCCGCACCAGCGCACCGTCGCGCACGCTGCGGCGGTGGTCGGCGACGACTTCGATGCCGGGCTGCTGGCAGAGGCCGCCGCCCTGGCGACGGAGCCGGTGCTGGAGGCGCTCGACGAGCTCGTTCACCGCGATCTCGTGCGGCCGGGCCGGGCGGCCGGACTGTTCCGGTTCCGGCATCCGCTGGTGCGCGCCGTCGCCTACCGCGACGCCGGTCCGGGCTGGCGTTTGCGGGCTCACGGCCGCGCCGCGGCTGCACTGCGCTCCCGAGGCGCGGCAGGCGTCGAGCTCGCGCACCATGTCGAGCGGTCCGCCGTCGACGGCGACTTGGAGGCCGTCGCGGTGCTTGCGGAGGCCGCCGAGGCGACGCTGCACACCACACCGTCGGATGCCGGGCATTTCCTGCGGGCTGCCCTGAGGCTGCTGCCCGACGCCGGACCCACTACCCCCCAGCGCCTGTATCTGCTCGGCAGGCTGGCCAAGGCCAGGGCGGCGACAGGCGACCTGCGCGGGGCCCGGATGACGCTGCACGAGGTGCTACGGCTCCTGCCGGCCCAGCTCACCAGTCTGCGCGCCGAGACGGTCCGGTTCTGCGCGACGGTGGAGCGCCTTCTCGGCCGCCACATCGAGGCCCGGGCGATGCTCGAGGGCGAGTGGCGGCGGACCGCCGATGACGATCCCCATGCCGCGGCCGGCCTCGTCGTCGCTCTCGCCGCCGGCGAGGTCGTCGAACGCGGAGCGGGCGCGCGGCGTACCCGGACCCTGGAGGCGATCGAGGCCGCCCGGCGCACCGATGATCACGCGCTGCTCGCCATGGCGCTGTCGATCGCCGCGCTAGCCCCGCGGGCGGACCCGGCCGCGCCGGGGATCGGGACGGGTCTCGACGAGGCGGCCGCGCTCGTGGACGCCCTGCCCGATGGGGAGCTGGTCCGGAACCTCGAGGCCGTACTGTGGCTGGGTTGGGCCGAGGCGTCCGCCGACCGTCTGACCGCGGCGAGCCGGCACTTGGAGCGCGGCCTTCAGCTGGCCCGGGCCGGCGGACAGACCCATGTGATCACCGCGCTGAACGCCGTGCACGGGATGGTCCACGCGTACCTCGGTGAGCTGGCCGAGGCGATGGCCTGCTTCGCCGACGGGCTGGAGTCGGCGGAGCTGACCGGCAGCGACGAGCTGCGGACCATGGCGCTGACCTTCGGCTGCTGGATCACCACCTGGCGCGGCGACCTCGACGAGGCGTTGCGGCTCGGCAAGGAGGCGCTGGCCGCCGAGGAAGGTATGACGGTGGGGCTGACCTGGCGGAGTGGGCAGGCCGCGGCGATGCTCGGCCAGGCGATGTTGCACTCCGGCGACCCGCACACCTGCATCGAGCTGCTCCTCACCGCCGGCGGAGGCGCCGAGCTCTCCACCATCGAGGCACTGAACCGGCCCGTGATGTACCAGCTCCTCACCGAGGCCGAGGTCCGGCGCGGTCGGTTCGCCGCTGCCGCCGACTGGGCCGGCCGGGCCGAGGCGGCCGCGGCCGCGGTGGCCTCGCCGGTGCGAAGCGCGGTCGCGCAGCTCGCCCGCGTGATGGCCATGATGCCGGTGGACCCGGCTGCGGCGGCCCCGCTCGCCCTCGCGGCCGCGGCGGCGTTCGCCCGCGTCGGGGTGGCGGTGGAGGCCGGGCGAGCCCACCTCCTCGCCGCGGTCGCGTTCGCGACCCGAGGGAGCACGGGGACGGCACGGGAGCACTTCGACGCCGCCCGGACCCTCTTCTTACGATGTGACGCGCGGCTCTTCCTCCCTCACGTGGCACGGGAGGAGCGGCGGATGAACGCGCGTCGCCCGCGGCCCGGTGCCGACGCCACGCCGGTGGCGGGCTCCCTGGCTGGACGCTTCGGGCTCACCGGACGCGAGCGGGAGGTTGCCGCGCTGGTCTCGGCCGGGCTGACCAACCGCGAGGTGGGCCGCCGCCTGCACCTGAGTCCCAAGACCGTCGAGGTGCATCTGAGCCGGGTGTACGCGAAGCTCGGCGTCTCCGGACGCACCGCGCTGGCCGGCCGCTGGGCGGCGGAGGCGAGCGCGGAGTAG
- a CDS encoding ALQxL family class IV lanthipeptide, with amino-acid sequence MEIDVEALQMLEEPEPENGLFPCPMTCKTSFA; translated from the coding sequence ATGGAGATCGATGTCGAAGCCCTGCAGATGCTGGAGGAGCCGGAGCCCGAGAACGGCCTGTTCCCGTGCCCGATGACCTGCAAGACGTCATTTGCCTGA
- a CDS encoding radical SAM protein: protein MVCVPSDVIWDITYACPLRCIHCYSESGRRPTRQLGAPDLLRVADALIAMRPSDIAIAGGEPLVVPDLFAVAERFSRSGISVTL from the coding sequence ATGGTCTGCGTCCCGTCGGACGTCATTTGGGACATCACGTACGCGTGCCCGTTGCGCTGTATCCACTGCTACTCCGAGTCCGGCCGCCGCCCCACCCGCCAGCTCGGAGCGCCTGACCTCTTGCGGGTCGCCGACGCCCTCATCGCCATGCGCCCGAGTGACATCGCCATCGCGGGCGGTGAGCCGCTGGTCGTCCCGGACCTCTTCGCGGTCGCGGAACGCTTCTCCCGGTCCGGTATCTCGGTCACGCTCTAG
- a CDS encoding NUDIX domain-containing protein: MHRPAARVVCLDAVDRVLLLHWRDPFDGSSLWEPPGGGIDAGETPLQAARRELAEETGLDPASVRDRSIPGLPDRVEPPHLAAVVATLAPDSAWGAGPC, translated from the coding sequence ATGCATCGGCCCGCCGCGCGGGTGGTCTGCCTGGACGCCGTTGATCGGGTTCTGCTGCTGCACTGGCGGGATCCGTTCGACGGGTCCTCACTGTGGGAGCCGCCGGGAGGCGGTATCGACGCCGGGGAGACACCGCTGCAGGCGGCCCGGCGTGAGCTGGCCGAGGAGACCGGGTTGGACCCAGCCTCGGTGCGCGACCGGTCGATACCGGGCCTGCCGGACCGGGTCGAGCCGCCGCACCTGGCGGCCGTGGTCGCGACGCTGGCACCGGACAGCGCCTGGGGTGCCGGGCCATGCTGA
- a CDS encoding 2'-5' RNA ligase family protein — MLRRHLCVVLAGPAAARVQRWRRAWDPVMAAVVPAHVTVAYPEEIVDEELFLRRAQSQLGQVAPFRLRLGEVFAAEHGRGGVFLAVNDIDGGWSRLRRLLLTAPMTALDFPPHVTMAHPRTCTRGEKCHRALAGQRLNNEFRIPEVLYTETTADTFTILRRFRLATTAG, encoded by the coding sequence ATGCTGAGACGCCATCTGTGCGTGGTTCTGGCCGGGCCGGCGGCCGCGCGGGTGCAACGGTGGCGGCGCGCCTGGGACCCGGTAATGGCGGCCGTCGTGCCGGCCCACGTCACCGTCGCCTACCCCGAGGAAATCGTGGATGAGGAGTTGTTCCTGCGCCGCGCGCAGTCCCAGCTCGGTCAGGTGGCGCCGTTTCGGCTCCGACTGGGCGAGGTCTTCGCCGCCGAGCATGGACGTGGTGGGGTTTTCCTCGCGGTCAACGACATTGACGGGGGATGGTCCCGCCTCAGACGACTGCTGCTGACCGCACCCATGACCGCCCTTGACTTTCCGCCCCATGTGACGATGGCCCATCCCCGCACCTGCACGCGAGGCGAGAAGTGCCACCGGGCGCTCGCCGGCCAGCGCCTCAACAACGAATTTCGGATACCGGAGGTGCTCTACACCGAGACCACCGCCGACACATTCACCATCCTGCGCCGCTTCCGACTGGCCACCACCGCCGGATAG
- a CDS encoding DUF3995 domain-containing protein, producing the protein MSLPSVVARAVWYRRCAWAATVWAGAFAVLHFYWALGGNLGLAVSAGPELAAERPAWFVAGGLWGIGMLCVAGAIVGRELTRSRLRGFARVLARSAGWFAGLILLVRAASVEILLLVGPTLDDTVGPAHRFWTLVLWNPWFAVGGITFLVASYGHKAKETAETVSDRTTA; encoded by the coding sequence ATGAGCCTTCCCAGCGTTGTAGCGCGAGCTGTCTGGTACCGACGTTGCGCCTGGGCGGCAACTGTCTGGGCCGGCGCCTTCGCCGTGCTGCACTTCTACTGGGCACTCGGCGGCAATCTAGGACTGGCGGTATCCGCCGGCCCTGAGCTCGCGGCCGAGCGTCCGGCATGGTTCGTCGCTGGAGGCCTCTGGGGCATCGGCATGCTGTGCGTGGCGGGAGCGATCGTGGGGCGTGAACTCACGCGAAGCCGACTCCGCGGCTTCGCGAGGGTGCTGGCCAGAAGCGCTGGCTGGTTTGCGGGCCTGATCCTCCTAGTACGCGCCGCCTCTGTGGAGATTCTCCTGCTCGTGGGGCCGACTCTGGACGACACTGTGGGCCCGGCGCACAGGTTCTGGACCCTCGTCCTGTGGAATCCCTGGTTCGCGGTTGGTGGGATCACCTTCCTGGTGGCCAGTTACGGCCACAAGGCCAAAGAGACGGCCGAGACGGTGTCGGATCGTACGACGGCATGA
- a CDS encoding arylamine N-acetyltransferase family protein produces MIDRNAVAAYLDRIGGEPPAVVDAAALRRLHRAHLTAVPFENLSIHLGEAVSLDPDALVDKLVRRHRGGFCYELNGAFALLLEALGCRVTRVAARVFDGDQLTPPFDHLALVARPVDGSGPWLVDVGFGRHSVYPLHFAERAEQHDPGGQFTLVERDHGDVDVLLNGTAQYRVERRERTLADFVPACWWHATSPDSHFRRGPVCSRLTADGRVSLSGRRLTVTGVGGRAEHDLAGDDDALVAYREHFGIDLAAPPAVAPGDRREARTSAA; encoded by the coding sequence ATGATCGATAGGAATGCAGTGGCGGCGTACCTGGACCGGATCGGCGGCGAGCCCCCGGCGGTCGTGGACGCCGCCGCGCTGCGCCGCCTGCACCGGGCGCACCTCACGGCGGTCCCGTTCGAGAACCTGAGCATCCACCTGGGCGAGGCGGTCTCCCTGGACCCCGACGCGCTGGTCGACAAGCTGGTACGCCGGCACCGCGGCGGCTTCTGTTACGAGCTCAACGGCGCGTTCGCGCTGCTGCTGGAGGCGCTGGGCTGCCGCGTCACCCGCGTGGCGGCCCGGGTGTTCGACGGCGACCAGCTAACGCCGCCCTTCGACCATCTGGCGCTGGTGGCCCGGCCCGTCGACGGCAGCGGCCCCTGGCTGGTCGATGTCGGGTTCGGCCGGCACAGCGTGTACCCGCTGCACTTCGCCGAGCGGGCGGAGCAGCACGACCCGGGCGGCCAGTTCACGCTCGTGGAGCGCGACCACGGCGACGTCGACGTGCTCCTGAACGGCACGGCGCAGTACCGCGTGGAGCGGCGCGAACGCACCCTGGCCGACTTCGTCCCCGCCTGCTGGTGGCACGCGACGAGCCCGGACTCGCACTTCCGCCGCGGCCCCGTCTGCTCCCGGCTGACGGCCGACGGGCGGGTCTCCCTCAGTGGGCGTCGCCTGACGGTCACCGGCGTCGGCGGCCGCGCCGAGCACGATCTGGCGGGCGACGACGACGCGCTGGTGGCGTACCGGGAGCATTTCGGCATCGACCTCGCCGCCCCGCCGGCCGTCGCGCCGGGCGACCGGAGAGAGGCAAGAACGAGCGCCGCATAA
- a CDS encoding DUF4262 domain-containing protein, giving the protein MSSARWRPPTQGATLALLQITSDRVGWNVNGISGWSTPDWAYSIGIWHTLRSPEVCVFGLPAETAMSIVNVVGDLLRDGERLSDGQPHRHRCGEGTPERRYPARTAVSRRFGLPRMRPASPGCRHRYGRAGTFFSEERQHLLESLSAVDACVRPREVDTSRHQIGEAFRLAAMTARAGRRHSRRT; this is encoded by the coding sequence CTGAGCTCGGCGCGGTGGCGGCCCCCGACGCAAGGCGCCACGCTCGCGCTTCTCCAAATCACGTCGGACCGGGTCGGTTGGAACGTTAACGGAATCTCGGGCTGGTCGACGCCGGACTGGGCGTACTCCATCGGAATCTGGCACACCCTACGCAGTCCTGAGGTGTGTGTGTTCGGGCTGCCGGCCGAGACCGCGATGAGCATCGTCAACGTCGTAGGTGATCTGCTCCGGGACGGCGAGCGGCTGAGCGACGGGCAGCCTCATCGTCATCGATGTGGAGAAGGGACGCCGGAACGTCGCTACCCTGCGCGTACCGCAGTGTCACGACGCTTCGGACTGCCTCGTATGCGTCCTGCCAGTCCTGGATGTCGTCATCGATACGGTCGAGCAGGCACATTCTTCAGCGAAGAGCGGCAGCACCTCCTCGAATCCCTCTCGGCGGTCGACGCGTGCGTGCGACCACGGGAAGTTGACACCAGTCGCCACCAGATCGGCGAGGCATTCCGCCTCGCAGCCATGACGGCTCGCGCAGGGCGGCGGCACAGCAGACGGACTTGA
- a CDS encoding SLATT domain-containing protein → MNDKGSPIQSAVPAPGLAPIELAQDLLSRIERANTYARTRKRRFRRSSAVVRLTTLALLVASTIILGLQDLDFWAGLGFSLVAVVTVVNTLEPFFAWRSRWVLMEETQYQFYRLRDELTYYIASTEPSQVDPAKIKSMFDEYQNIWDQLGKRWQEFRQSSAAAQ, encoded by the coding sequence ATGAATGACAAGGGCTCACCCATCCAGTCGGCCGTCCCCGCGCCCGGGCTTGCACCCATCGAGTTGGCACAGGACCTGCTGTCGCGAATTGAGCGAGCCAATACGTACGCGCGGACCCGTAAGAGGCGCTTTCGGCGAAGCTCAGCCGTTGTCCGCCTCACGACCCTGGCGTTGCTCGTGGCCTCTACCATCATTCTTGGTTTGCAAGATCTGGATTTCTGGGCCGGCCTCGGGTTTTCCCTCGTTGCCGTGGTGACAGTGGTCAACACGCTCGAACCGTTCTTTGCGTGGCGGTCCAGATGGGTTTTGATGGAGGAGACTCAGTATCAATTCTATCGGTTGCGCGATGAGCTTACCTACTACATTGCCTCCACTGAACCGAGTCAAGTCGATCCCGCAAAGATCAAATCGATGTTTGACGAGTACCAAAATATATGGGATCAGCTTGGCAAACGCTGGCAAGAATTCCGGCAGTCCTCCGCTGCGGCGCAGTAA
- a CDS encoding serine hydrolase domain-containing protein: MAGAVGVPSAAAAEPQECPLPPSAPTTLPLLSESKLKAAIGDASAETGRLPDAEASGALVQIRGSAGCWQGTAGVGDVRTGAGVPQNGRFRIGSMTKAFTAVVALQLVAEGRLDLERTVQHYQPGLLPADYPPITVRQVLTYTSGLNGVGVPHKTPDWFFEHRYDHWADGSQLDLTVPLAFDPGKYQRYGNADYWMAGLLIQNVTGNSWEKEIHDRIIRPLRLRGTSTPTDNARIAGPHAHGYEATDDGWVDVTAANPSLQWSAAGIVSTAEDLDRFMVVLFGGGLLPPAQLELMFTVPPNTTTYDGDKDPNNNPPAAYGMGLGKFQVGSLTLWGKTGDRPGYTSGMGATRDLSRRLVYSVNTLHMGGKLPGRVEQIIGAAFG, translated from the coding sequence GTGGCCGGTGCTGTCGGCGTACCGTCGGCGGCGGCTGCCGAACCACAAGAATGCCCTCTCCCGCCCTCCGCGCCGACGACATTGCCCTTGTTGTCCGAAAGCAAGCTCAAGGCGGCGATCGGAGATGCGTCCGCCGAGACAGGCCGCTTGCCGGATGCGGAAGCGAGCGGCGCGCTGGTGCAGATCCGTGGCAGCGCGGGATGCTGGCAGGGCACCGCCGGCGTGGGCGACGTGCGCACCGGGGCGGGCGTGCCGCAGAACGGGCGGTTCAGGATCGGCTCGATGACCAAGGCCTTCACCGCGGTGGTCGCTCTCCAGCTCGTCGCTGAGGGACGTCTCGACCTGGAGCGTACGGTGCAGCACTATCAGCCGGGATTGCTACCGGCCGATTATCCGCCGATCACCGTGCGGCAGGTGTTGACGTACACGAGCGGGCTCAACGGCGTGGGGGTGCCGCACAAGACGCCGGATTGGTTCTTCGAGCACCGCTACGACCACTGGGCGGACGGTAGCCAGCTCGATCTGACGGTCCCGCTCGCGTTCGATCCGGGAAAATACCAGCGGTACGGCAATGCCGACTACTGGATGGCCGGCCTGCTGATCCAGAACGTCACCGGGAACAGTTGGGAGAAGGAGATCCACGACCGAATCATTCGCCCGCTGCGCCTGCGCGGCACGAGTACGCCCACGGACAATGCTCGGATCGCCGGTCCGCACGCACACGGATACGAGGCCACCGACGACGGCTGGGTGGATGTCACGGCGGCCAACCCGTCGCTGCAGTGGTCGGCCGCGGGGATCGTGTCGACCGCGGAGGACCTGGATCGCTTCATGGTGGTGCTGTTCGGCGGAGGGCTCCTGCCACCCGCACAGCTCGAGCTCATGTTCACCGTTCCGCCGAACACCACCACCTACGACGGCGACAAGGATCCGAACAACAACCCGCCCGCGGCGTACGGTATGGGGCTCGGCAAATTCCAGGTGGGCTCGCTGACGCTGTGGGGGAAGACGGGCGACCGGCCCGGCTACACGAGCGGGATGGGTGCCACGCGCGACCTGAGCCGCCGGCTCGTCTACTCGGTGAACACCTTGCACATGGGCGGCAAACTGCCCGGTCGCGTCGAGCAGATCATCGGTGCCGCATTCGGCTGA
- a CDS encoding LLM class F420-dependent oxidoreductase yields MRLGIQLGYSGEGFAAAVEEVVEHEAAGAEMVVVPEAYSFDAVSQLGYLAARTRRMTLASGVMQLYTRTPALTAMTAAGLDYVSGGRFSLGLGASGPQVIEGFHGVPYDAPLARTREVVEICRRVWRRETLVFEGEKYQIPLPVERGTGLGKPLKLINRPVRDRIPILLAAMGPRNVALAAEIAEGWQALFLAPRIASRVFAEPLAEGLARRRPDLGPLDVMVPVPFAVAEPDPALLDRHRAQLALYIGGMGARGRNFSNDLVRRYGYAREASRIQDLFLGGRRAEAVAAVPDDLVRETSLVGPADEIRDRLTEFAAAGVTTLLASPLAATRAERVKDVAELRHLMSQLPTS; encoded by the coding sequence ATGCGCCTGGGAATCCAGCTCGGATACAGCGGCGAGGGCTTCGCCGCCGCCGTCGAGGAGGTCGTCGAGCACGAGGCGGCCGGCGCCGAGATGGTCGTCGTGCCGGAGGCGTACAGTTTCGACGCGGTCAGCCAGCTCGGCTACCTCGCGGCCCGGACCCGGCGGATGACGCTCGCATCCGGAGTCATGCAGCTCTACACCCGGACCCCGGCGCTCACCGCGATGACCGCGGCGGGGCTCGACTACGTCTCGGGCGGCCGCTTCTCGCTGGGGCTGGGCGCCTCCGGCCCGCAGGTGATCGAGGGCTTCCACGGGGTGCCCTACGACGCGCCGCTCGCCCGTACCCGGGAAGTGGTCGAGATCTGCCGGCGCGTCTGGCGCCGCGAGACGCTGGTCTTCGAGGGGGAGAAGTATCAGATCCCGCTGCCGGTGGAACGGGGGACCGGCCTGGGAAAGCCGCTCAAGCTGATCAACCGGCCGGTGCGGGACCGCATCCCGATCCTGCTGGCGGCGATGGGCCCGCGCAACGTCGCCCTGGCCGCCGAGATCGCCGAGGGCTGGCAGGCGCTCTTCCTCGCCCCCCGCATCGCGTCGCGGGTCTTCGCCGAGCCACTCGCCGAGGGCCTGGCCCGACGCCGGCCCGACCTCGGCCCGCTCGACGTGATGGTCCCCGTCCCGTTCGCCGTGGCCGAACCCGACCCGGCGCTGCTCGACCGCCACCGCGCGCAGCTCGCGCTCTACATCGGCGGGATGGGCGCCCGCGGCCGGAACTTCTCCAACGACCTGGTCCGCCGCTACGGCTATGCGCGCGAGGCTTCGCGCATCCAGGATCTCTTCCTCGGCGGCCGCCGGGCCGAGGCTGTGGCGGCGGTCCCGGACGATCTCGTCCGGGAAACCTCGCTGGTCGGCCCGGCCGACGAGATCCGGGACCGGCTGACCGAGTTCGCCGCGGCCGGAGTCACCACGCTGCTGGCGTCACCACTGGCGGCCACCCGCGCCGAGCGCGTCAAGGACGTCGCCGAACTCCGCCACCTCATGTCGCAGCTCCCGACGAGCTAA